The genomic region TCCATCTAAGTATATAAAATAAAAGGAAAGTTCAAATACTGATTCTACTAGGAATGTATAACCACCAAAAAAGCATAGTTCTTTTATATTTATTTTATTTTTACATATTAAATAGTAACTTTTACTAATAATAAAAATATGTAATATCACAACTAATACTGCAAGAAAATCCATTATTCCACTCCTTTATCTTCTTTTAAAGAAATTAAAGAAAATATTATGTGTTTGCCTTATCTCCCCACCTTGAATATTTTGCAAGTCTTTTTCCTTCAATTCTACAAACTTATCTAAATTAACTGTGTTTTTCATAATAAAATCTCCTAAAATGTTTTTTTCTTGTAAACTAACTTACAAAAACTATTATACAAAATGGAATTTCGTTTTAGATAAAATTCTCTCAACTGTCATTTTTTTCTCCCCAAGTGTACTTTTTTAAGAAAAAAGCCGGGAAAATTCCCAGCTTTGCTACTATATTGATCCCAGCAGGATTCGAACCTGCGACCGTTCGCTTAGAAGGCGAATGCTCTATCCAGCTGAGCTATGAGACCTAATACAGCTATTCTACCAAAAATTCAATTGAAAGTCAATTTTCTATTTATGATAGGGCGAGCCCTGCTGTATTGTAAAAGCTCGATAGATTTGTTCAACAAGGACTAGTCTCATTAACTGATGGGGCAAGGTTAAACGACCAAAACTAACAGAGAGATTGGCTCTCTTTTTTACATCCTGTGCTAGTCCCAGACTCCCTCCAATAATAAATGTAAGAGTAGAAAATCCTTTTATAGAAGCTTCTTCTAATTGTTTACTAAATTCTTCTGAGGAGAAAGTTTTCCCTTCGATAGCCAACACAATCACGAAATCACGGTCACCAACTTTTGATAAAATTCTCTGACCTTCTATTTCTAAAATCTTTTGATTTTCTGATTCACTGGCCTTATCTGGTGTTTTTTCATCTGCCAGCTCTATCATTTCAAGCTTAGCAAATCGAGAAATTCGTTTTGAATACTCTGCAATACCATCTTTTAAATACTTTTCTTTCAGTTTCCCAACTGTTACAACTTTAATTTTCATGACTCTATTCTAACATATTCTCTATTTTTTCACATCTTATTCACAAAATAAAAGGTTAATTTTAGCCGAGAAAACCACAGATTTTTTAAAGTTATCCACAATCTGTGTAAAACTTTTGTGTTTAAGTTATAATTAAGCTAGTCAGTTTATACTTTCAGTAATTCAAAAATATGGAGGCAAATATGAAACATTTAAAAACATTTTACAAAAAAGGGTTTCAATTATTAGTCGTTATCGTCATTAGCTTTTTTAGTGGAGCCTTGGGTAGCTTTTCAATAAACCAACTAACTCAAAAAAGTACTGAAAGTACCTCTAACAACAATAGTACTATTACACAGACTGCCTATAAGAATGAAAATTCAACAACACAGGCTGTTAACAAAGTAAAAGATGCCGTTGTTTCTGTTATTACTTATTCAGCAAACAGACAAAATAGCGTATTTGGTAATGATGATACTGACACAGATTCTCAGCAAATCTCTAGTGAAGGATCTGGGGTTATTTATAAAAAGAATGATAAAGAAGCTTACATCGTCACCAACAATCACGTTATAAATGGTGCCAGCAAAGTAGATATTCGTTTGTCAGATGGAACTAAAGTACCTGGAGAAATCGTCGGAGCTGATACTTTCTCTGATATTGCTGTCGTCAAAATCTCTTCAGAAAAAGTGACAACAGTAGCTGAATTTGGTGATTCTAGCAAGTTAACCGTAGGAGAAACTGCTATTGCCATCGGTAGCCCATTAGGTTCTGAATATGCTAATACTGTCACTCAAGGTATCGTATCTAGTCTTAATCGAAATGTATCTTTAAAATCTGAAGATGGACAAGCCATTTCTACAAAAGCCATCCAAACTGATACTGCTATTAACCCAGGTAACTCTGGTGGCCCACTAATCAATATTCAAGGACAGGTTATCGGAATTACCTCAAGTAAAATTGCCACAAATGGAGGAACATCTGTAGAAGGTCTTGGTTTTGCAATCCCTGCAAATGATGCTATCAATATTATTGAACAGTTGGAAAAGAACGGAAAAGTTACTCGTCCAGCTTTGGGAATTCAAATGGTCAATCTCTCAAATATTAATACAAGTGATATTAGAAGACTGAATATTCCAAGCAATGTAACATCTGGTGTAGTTGTTCGTTCTGTGCAAAGTAATATGCCTGCCAATGGTCACCTTGAAAAATACGATGTTATTACAAAA from Streptococcus mitis NCTC 12261 harbors:
- the comC gene encoding competence-stimulating peptide ComC; translated protein: MKNTVNLDKFVELKEKDLQNIQGGEIRQTHNIFFNFFKRR
- the rlmH gene encoding 23S rRNA (pseudouridine(1915)-N(3))-methyltransferase RlmH, producing the protein MKIKVVTVGKLKEKYLKDGIAEYSKRISRFAKLEMIELADEKTPDKASESENQKILEIEGQRILSKVGDRDFVIVLAIEGKTFSSEEFSKQLEEASIKGFSTLTFIIGGSLGLAQDVKKRANLSVSFGRLTLPHQLMRLVLVEQIYRAFTIQQGSPYHK
- a CDS encoding S1C family serine protease: MKHLKTFYKKGFQLLVVIVISFFSGALGSFSINQLTQKSTESTSNNNSTITQTAYKNENSTTQAVNKVKDAVVSVITYSANRQNSVFGNDDTDTDSQQISSEGSGVIYKKNDKEAYIVTNNHVINGASKVDIRLSDGTKVPGEIVGADTFSDIAVVKISSEKVTTVAEFGDSSKLTVGETAIAIGSPLGSEYANTVTQGIVSSLNRNVSLKSEDGQAISTKAIQTDTAINPGNSGGPLINIQGQVIGITSSKIATNGGTSVEGLGFAIPANDAINIIEQLEKNGKVTRPALGIQMVNLSNINTSDIRRLNIPSNVTSGVVVRSVQSNMPANGHLEKYDVITKVDDKEIASSTDLQSALYNHSIGDTIKITYYRNGKEETTSIKLDKSSGDLES